The DNA window TATCGGTCCCCGCTTCCTCCAGGCCGGTTTAGGCTGGGGAGGGAGCTGCTTTGGCAAAGATACGGCAGCACTCATCCGCACTGCTCAAGAATATGGCTATGACATGCCCATTGTGTCGGCCACTGTTAGCGTAAACCGGCGGCAACGCCTACGGGCCATCGACAAGCTGCAGGAAACGCTGAAAGTGGTGCGCGGGCGGACGATTGGTCTTTTGGGTTTGGCGTTTAAGCCGGATACCGATGACCTGCGCGATGCGCCGGCACTGGACATTATCCGGGTACTTCTCGAAATGGGGGCACGGGTAAAAGTTTATGATCCGGTTGCGCTGGAAAATTTTAAAATTCAGTATCCTAATTTAGCAGTAGAACCTTGTAAGAACGCTAGCGAGCTCTCTCAAGACTGTGACGCGGTGATTATTGTTACAGAGTGGGAAGAATTCCGGCATCTTCCATTAGCCGAGTTAGCGGAAAAAATGACGGGGGCCAAGGTGTTAATAGACGGCCGGAATATTATCGACCGACAGGATGCAGAAAAAGCCGGTCTTAGATACGTTGGCTTCGGGAGGTAGTAAGATGCAGCAGATATTGGTGACCGGGGGCGCCGGCTTTATCGGCAGTCATCTGGTTGACAGACTATTGGCCGCAGGATACTGGGTGGCGGTAATTGATGATTTCAATGATTTCTATGAACCTGCCGTCAAGCGGCAAAATGTTGCTGAACATATAACACATCCAAACTATCGGTTATATGAAGGAGACATCCGTGATCGCGCTTTTTTGGACGAGGTTTTTGCCGCTAATTCCTTTACGGCCGTGGTACACCTTGCGGCGCGCGCCGGCGTGCGCCCATCCCTTGTCGAGCCGGTCCTTTACCAGGAAGTAAATGTTGGCGGCACGCAGAATATTTTCGAGTGCTGCCGCAAGTTCGAGGTAAAAAAGTGTATATTCGGCTCATCAAGCTCCGTTTACGGCATTAACAGCAAAGTGCCTTTTGCCGAAGACGACCCAATTTTTCAGCCTATCAGCCCTTATGCCGCCACCAAGGCGGCAGGAGAGCTGCTTGCCCATGTATACAGCCATCTGTATGGTATCCAGATTTTGTGTCTCCGGTTTTTCACCGTCTACGGCCCGCGGCAGCGGCCTGATTTGGCGATTCATAAGTTTACTAAACTAATTGATCAGGGTTTGCCCATTCCTGTGTATGGGGACGGAAGCACCTGCCGGGACTATACTTATGTTGACGATATTGTCAATGGCATAATAGGGGCCTTGCACTACAGTGCATCGCTGTATGAAATTATTAATCTTGGCAATTCGGATACCGTTTATCTTAAAGATTTAATACGGGTTATTGAAGAGTGCTTAGGTAAAAAAGCTGTTATCAAATGGCTGCCGCCCCA is part of the Sporolituus thermophilus DSM 23256 genome and encodes:
- a CDS encoding GDP-mannose 4,6-dehydratase, with the translated sequence MQQILVTGGAGFIGSHLVDRLLAAGYWVAVIDDFNDFYEPAVKRQNVAEHITHPNYRLYEGDIRDRAFLDEVFAANSFTAVVHLAARAGVRPSLVEPVLYQEVNVGGTQNIFECCRKFEVKKCIFGSSSSVYGINSKVPFAEDDPIFQPISPYAATKAAGELLAHVYSHLYGIQILCLRFFTVYGPRQRPDLAIHKFTKLIDQGLPIPVYGDGSTCRDYTYVDDIVNGIIGALHYSASLYEIINLGNSDTVYLKDLIRVIEECLGKKAVIKWLPPQPGDVPLTFADIGKARRLLDFEPATAIEEGIANFVAWYRQSRRD